In one window of Pseudomonas benzenivorans DNA:
- a CDS encoding ArsJ-associated glyceraldehyde-3-phosphate dehydrogenase, with product MSIKVGINGFGRIGRLALRAAWDWPELEFVQINDPAGDAATHAHLLNFDSVHGRWQHEAGSDGDCLLIGNKRIPVSANKAIADTDWSGCDLVIEASGKMKTVAVLQAYLEQGVKRVVVSAPVKEAGALNVVMGVNQDLFDPAAHRIVTAASCTTNCLAPVVKVIHEALGIRHGSITTIHDLTNTQSILDQPHKDLRRARASGMSLIPTSTGSATAIAEIFPELRGKLNGHAVRVPLANASLTDCVFEVERATTVEEVNALLAAAAAGPLKGILGYEERPLVSIDYRSDPRSSIIDALSTLVIGGTQVKLYAWYDNEWGYANRTAELARLVGLAG from the coding sequence CTGGAGTTCGTGCAGATCAACGACCCGGCCGGCGATGCCGCCACCCACGCCCACCTGCTCAATTTCGACTCGGTGCACGGCCGTTGGCAGCACGAGGCGGGCAGCGACGGCGACTGTCTGCTGATAGGCAACAAGCGCATCCCGGTCAGCGCCAACAAGGCCATCGCCGACACCGACTGGAGCGGCTGCGACCTGGTGATCGAGGCCAGCGGCAAGATGAAGACGGTGGCGGTGCTGCAGGCCTACCTGGAGCAGGGCGTGAAGCGCGTGGTGGTCAGCGCCCCGGTCAAGGAAGCCGGCGCCCTCAACGTGGTCATGGGGGTCAACCAGGACCTGTTCGACCCGGCGGCGCACCGCATTGTCACCGCCGCCTCCTGCACCACCAACTGCCTGGCCCCGGTGGTCAAGGTGATCCACGAGGCACTGGGCATCCGCCACGGCTCGATCACCACCATCCACGACCTGACCAACACCCAGAGCATCCTCGATCAGCCGCACAAGGACCTGCGCCGCGCCCGGGCCAGCGGCATGAGCCTGATCCCCACCAGCACCGGCTCGGCCACGGCGATTGCCGAGATCTTCCCGGAGCTGCGCGGCAAGCTCAACGGCCATGCGGTGCGCGTGCCCCTGGCCAACGCCTCGCTGACCGACTGCGTGTTCGAGGTCGAGCGCGCCACCACGGTGGAGGAGGTCAACGCCCTGCTCGCGGCCGCCGCCGCCGGCCCGCTCAAGGGCATCCTCGGCTACGAGGAGCGGCCGCTGGTGTCCATCGACTACCGCAGCGACCCGCGTTCCTCGATCATCGACGCCCTGTCGACCCTGGTGATCGGCGGTACCCAGGTCAAGCTGTACGCCTGGTACGACAACGAGTGGGGTTACGCCAACCGCACCGCCGAGCTGGCCCGGCTGGTCGGCCTGGCCGGCTGA